A section of the Delphinus delphis chromosome 1, mDelDel1.2, whole genome shotgun sequence genome encodes:
- the MTFR1L gene encoding mitochondrial fission regulator 1-like translates to MSGMEASVTIPIWQNKPHGAARSVVRRIGTNLPLKPCPRASFETLPNISDLCLRDVPPVPTLADIAWIAADEEETYARVRSDTRPLRHTWKPSPLIVIQRNASVPNLRGSEERLLALKKPALPALSRTTELQEELSHLRSQIAKIVAADAASASLTPDFLSPGSSNVSSPLPCFGSSFHSTTSFVISDITEETEVEVPELPSVPLLCSASPECCKPEHKATCSSSEEDDCVSLSKASSFADMMGILKDFHRVKQSQDLNRSLLKEEDPALLISEVLRRKFALKEEDISRKGN, encoded by the exons ATGTCGGGAATGGAAGCCAGTGTG ACCATCCCAATCTGGCAAAACAAGCCGCATGGGGCTGCTCGAAGTGTAGTGAGAAGAATCGGGACCAACCTGCCCCTGAAGCCATGTCCCCGGGCATCCTTTGag ACCCTGCCCAACATCTCTGACCTCTGTCTGAGGGATGTGCCCCCAGTCCCTACTCTGGCTGACATCGCCTGGATTGCTGCGGATGAAGAGGAGACTTATGCCCGGGTCAG GAGCGATACACGCCCCCTGAGGCACACCTGGAAGCCCAGCCCTCTGATCGTCATTCAGCGCAATGCCTCAGTGCCCAACCTCCGTGGGTCGGAGGAGAGGCTCCTGGCCTTGAAGAAGCCAGCCCTGCCAGCCCTCAGCCGCACCACAGAGCTGCAGGAGGAGCTGAGCCACCTGCGCAGCCAGATTGCTAAAATAGTGGCAGCTGATGCAG cTTCGGCTTCATTAACGCCAGATTTCTTATCTCCAGGAAGTTCAAATGTCTCTTCTCCCTTACCTTGTTTTGGATCCTCATTCCACTCTACAACTTCCTTTGTCATTAGTGACATCACCGAGGAGACCGAGGTAGAGGTCCCTGAGCTTCCATCAGTCCCCCTGCTTTGTTCTGCCAGCCCTGAATGTTGCAAACCAGAACACAAGGCTACCTGCAGCTCGTCTGAAGAAGATGACTGCGTCTCTCTGTCCAAGGCCAGCAGCTTTGCAGATATGATGGGTATCCTAAAGGACTTTCACCGGGTGAAGCAGAGCCAAGATCT GAACCGGAGTTTATTGAAGGAGGAAGACCCAGCCCTCCTTATCTCTGAGGTCCTAAGGAGGAAGTTTGCGCTGAAGGAAGAAGATATcagtagaaaaggaaactga
- the SELENON gene encoding selenoprotein N isoform X2, whose amino-acid sequence MGRARPGECEPSSPGPAAPPAAPPRRTRALALLGALLAAAAAAAAARAFARHAEAQAAARQDSALKALGTEGLFLFSSLDTDGDMYLSPEEFKPIAEKLTGSTPSASYEEEDLPPDPSEETLTIEAHFQPLLPESMTKSKDGFLGVSRLALSGLRNWTTAASPSAVFAARHFRPFLPPRGHAELGEPWWIIPSELSVFTGYLSNNRFYPPPPKGKEVIIHRLLSMFHPRPFVKTRFAPQGAVACLTATSDFYYTVMFRIHAEFQLSEPPDFPFWFSPGQFTGHIILSKDATHVRDFRLFVPNHRSLNVDMEWLYGASESSNMEVDIGYIPQMELEATGPSVPSVILDEDGNMIDSRLPSGEPLQFVFEEITWQQELSWEEAARRLEVAMYPFKKVTYLPFTKAFERAKAENKLVHSVLLWGALDDQSCUGSGRTLRETVLESSPILTLLNESFISTWSLVKELEDLQNNQENPSHQKLASLHLEKYSFPVEMMICLPNGTVVHHINANYFLDITSVKPEDIENNVFSFSSTFEDPSTATYMQFLKEGLRRGLPLLQA is encoded by the exons ATGGGCCGGGCCCGGCCGGGCGAGTGCGAGCCGTCCAGCCCCGGACCCGCCGCGCCGCCTGCGGCCCCGCCGCGCCGCACCCGCGCCCTGGCGCTGCTCGGAGCGctcctcgccgccgccgccgctgccgccgccgcccgggcCTTCGCTCGCCACGCCGAGGCCCAGGCGGCCGCGCGGCAG GACTCGGCGCTGAAAGCCCTGGGGACAGAAggcctcttcctcttttcctctctggacACTGACGGGGACATGTACCTCAGCCCTGAGGAGTTCAAGCCCATTGCTGAGAAGCTGACAG GGTCAACTCCTTCGGCCAGCTATGAGGAGGAGGACCTGCCCCCTGACCCCAGCGAGGAGACACTCACCATAGAAGCCCATTTCCAGCCTCTGCTGCCAGAGTCCATGACCAAGAGCAAAGATGGGTTCCTAGGG GTCTCCCGCCTGGCCCTGTCCGGCCTCCGCAACTGGACGACCGCAGCCTCGCCAAGCGCGGTGTTTGCCGCCCGCCACTTCCGGCCTTTTCTTCCCCCTCGGGGCCACGCGGAGCTAGGCGAGCCCTGGTGGATCATCCCCAGTGAGCTGAGCGTCTTCACCGGCTATCTGTCCAACAACCGCTTCTACCCACCGCCCCCCAAGGGCAAGGAG GTCATCATCCACCGGCTCCTGAGCATGTTCCACCCTCGGCCCTTCGTGAAGACCCGCTTTGCCCCTCAGGGGGCCGTCGCCTGCCTGACCGCCACCAGCGACTTCTACTACACCGTGATGTTCCG CATCCACGCGGAGTTCCAGCTCAGCGAGCCGCCCGACTTCCCCTTCTGGTTCTCACCCGGCCAGTTCACGGGCCACATCATCCTCTCCAAAGACGCCACCCACGTCCGTGACTTCCGGCTCTTCGTGCCCAACCACAG GTCTCTGAATGTGGACATGGAGTGGCTGTACGGGGCCAGCGAGAGCAGCAACATGGAGGTGGACATCGGCTACATACCCCAG ATGGAGCTGGAGGCCACGGGCCCCTCAGTGCCCTCTGTGATCCTGGACGAGGATGGCAACATGATCGACAGCCGCCTGCCCTCAGGGGAGCCCCTCCAGTTTGTGTTTGAGGAGATCACGTGGCAGCAGGAGCTGAGCTGGGAGGAGGCCGCCCGGCGCCTGGAGGTGGCCATGTACCCCTTCAAGAAG GTCACCTACCTGCCGTTCACCAAGGCCTTTGAGCGAGCCAAGGCCGAGAACAAGCTGGTGCACTCAGTCCTGCTGTGGGGGGCCCTGGACGACCAGTCCTGCTGAG GTTCAGGGCGGACTCTCCGGGAAACTGTCCTGGAAAGTTCGCCCATCCTCACCCTCCTCAACGAGAGCTTCATCAGCACCTGGTCCCTAGTGAAGGAACTGGAGGACCTGCAG AACAACCAGGAGAACCCATCCCACCAGAAGCTGGCCAGCCTGCACCTGGAGAAGTACAGCTTCCCCGTGGAGATGATGATCTGCCTGCCCAATGGCACCGTG GTCCACCACATCAACGCCAACTACTTCTTGGACATCACCTCTGTGAAGCCTGAGGACATCGAGAACAATGTCTTCAGCTTCTCATCCACCTTTGAAGACCCGTCCACAGCCACCTACATGCAGTTCCTGAAGGAGGGCCTCCGGCGCggcctgcccctcctccaggcctAG
- the SELENON gene encoding selenoprotein N isoform X1, protein MKAQREAGTRRDGKGDWGPGACRGGVWTDGLGDGLREPRRMWREQLPPPVWDASWVYNCSAQPPPPEQDSALKALGTEGLFLFSSLDTDGDMYLSPEEFKPIAEKLTGSTPSASYEEEDLPPDPSEETLTIEAHFQPLLPESMTKSKDGFLGVSRLALSGLRNWTTAASPSAVFAARHFRPFLPPRGHAELGEPWWIIPSELSVFTGYLSNNRFYPPPPKGKEVIIHRLLSMFHPRPFVKTRFAPQGAVACLTATSDFYYTVMFRIHAEFQLSEPPDFPFWFSPGQFTGHIILSKDATHVRDFRLFVPNHRSLNVDMEWLYGASESSNMEVDIGYIPQMELEATGPSVPSVILDEDGNMIDSRLPSGEPLQFVFEEITWQQELSWEEAARRLEVAMYPFKKVTYLPFTKAFERAKAENKLVHSVLLWGALDDQSCUGSGRTLRETVLESSPILTLLNESFISTWSLVKELEDLQNNQENPSHQKLASLHLEKYSFPVEMMICLPNGTVVHHINANYFLDITSVKPEDIENNVFSFSSTFEDPSTATYMQFLKEGLRRGLPLLQA, encoded by the exons ATGAAGGCTCAGCGTGAAGCAGGGACCAGGAGGGATGGGAAGGGGGACTGGGGCCCTGGGGCGTGCAGAGGTGGCGTTTGGACAGATGGGCTGGGAGATGGGCTGAGAGAACCCAGGAGGATGTGGCGGGAGCAGCTCCCTCCGCCCGTTTGGGATGCCAGTTGGGTGTACAACTGCTCAGCCCAGCCACCTCCTCCCGAGCAGGACTCGGCGCTGAAAGCCCTGGGGACAGAAggcctcttcctcttttcctctctggacACTGACGGGGACATGTACCTCAGCCCTGAGGAGTTCAAGCCCATTGCTGAGAAGCTGACAG GGTCAACTCCTTCGGCCAGCTATGAGGAGGAGGACCTGCCCCCTGACCCCAGCGAGGAGACACTCACCATAGAAGCCCATTTCCAGCCTCTGCTGCCAGAGTCCATGACCAAGAGCAAAGATGGGTTCCTAGGG GTCTCCCGCCTGGCCCTGTCCGGCCTCCGCAACTGGACGACCGCAGCCTCGCCAAGCGCGGTGTTTGCCGCCCGCCACTTCCGGCCTTTTCTTCCCCCTCGGGGCCACGCGGAGCTAGGCGAGCCCTGGTGGATCATCCCCAGTGAGCTGAGCGTCTTCACCGGCTATCTGTCCAACAACCGCTTCTACCCACCGCCCCCCAAGGGCAAGGAG GTCATCATCCACCGGCTCCTGAGCATGTTCCACCCTCGGCCCTTCGTGAAGACCCGCTTTGCCCCTCAGGGGGCCGTCGCCTGCCTGACCGCCACCAGCGACTTCTACTACACCGTGATGTTCCG CATCCACGCGGAGTTCCAGCTCAGCGAGCCGCCCGACTTCCCCTTCTGGTTCTCACCCGGCCAGTTCACGGGCCACATCATCCTCTCCAAAGACGCCACCCACGTCCGTGACTTCCGGCTCTTCGTGCCCAACCACAG GTCTCTGAATGTGGACATGGAGTGGCTGTACGGGGCCAGCGAGAGCAGCAACATGGAGGTGGACATCGGCTACATACCCCAG ATGGAGCTGGAGGCCACGGGCCCCTCAGTGCCCTCTGTGATCCTGGACGAGGATGGCAACATGATCGACAGCCGCCTGCCCTCAGGGGAGCCCCTCCAGTTTGTGTTTGAGGAGATCACGTGGCAGCAGGAGCTGAGCTGGGAGGAGGCCGCCCGGCGCCTGGAGGTGGCCATGTACCCCTTCAAGAAG GTCACCTACCTGCCGTTCACCAAGGCCTTTGAGCGAGCCAAGGCCGAGAACAAGCTGGTGCACTCAGTCCTGCTGTGGGGGGCCCTGGACGACCAGTCCTGCTGAG GTTCAGGGCGGACTCTCCGGGAAACTGTCCTGGAAAGTTCGCCCATCCTCACCCTCCTCAACGAGAGCTTCATCAGCACCTGGTCCCTAGTGAAGGAACTGGAGGACCTGCAG AACAACCAGGAGAACCCATCCCACCAGAAGCTGGCCAGCCTGCACCTGGAGAAGTACAGCTTCCCCGTGGAGATGATGATCTGCCTGCCCAATGGCACCGTG GTCCACCACATCAACGCCAACTACTTCTTGGACATCACCTCTGTGAAGCCTGAGGACATCGAGAACAATGTCTTCAGCTTCTCATCCACCTTTGAAGACCCGTCCACAGCCACCTACATGCAGTTCCTGAAGGAGGGCCTCCGGCGCggcctgcccctcctccaggcctAG
- the AUNIP gene encoding aurora kinase A- and ninein-interacting protein: MRRRGPKEEEACGVWLDAAALKRRKTQTHLIKSSTKMLTLFPGERKANISFTQRSRPPAGTRQTSIASFFTLQPGKTNGGDQRSVSSHIESQTNKESKEDATQLDHLIQGLGDDCMAPPLATSTPADIQEARLSPQSFQASHHHGIGSPCVTVLSLFQPDTFVCAGESKASLPCSFTQDLESSCLLDQKEEEDSSWKREWPYGSKKKNYQNVERHSKTPGHKGHQLLDKTNLEKVSAKRNRQAPILLQTYQDSWSGANKEAVKQSPCPIPVFSWDSEKNDKDSWSQLFTQDSQGQRVIAHNSRAPFRDVTNDQNQGLGQLPNKQLLGSVPG, translated from the exons ACACATTTAATCAAGTCAAGTACCAAAATGCTAACACTCTTTCCTGGAGAGAGAAAGGCTAACATTTCTTTTACTCAAAGAAGTCGTCCACCTGCAGGCACCCGGCAGACCAGCATTGCTTCCTTCTTCACCTTGCAGCCAG GAAAGACAAATGGTGGTGACCAGAGGAGTGTTTCGTCTCATATAGAAAGTCAGACCAACAAAGAGTCTAAGGAAGATGCAACCCAGCTAGACCATCTGATCCAGGGCTTGGGGGATGATTGCATGGCACCCCCTTTAGCCACTTCAACCCCTGCAGACATCCAGGAAGCTAGACTTTCTCCTCAGTCCTTCCAGGCTTCTCACCACCATGGAATAGGAAGCCCATGCGTGACTGTGCTGTCTTTGTTCCAGCCTGATACCTTTGTCTGTGCTGGAGAGAGTAAAGCATCACTGCCCTGTTCCTTCACCCAAGACCTGGAGAGTTCTTGCTTACTGGaccaaaaggaagaagaggattcTTCCTGGAAAAGGGAATGGCCTTATGGATCTAAGAAAAAGAACTATCAGAATGTGGAGAGACACAGTAAAACACCTGGGCACAAGGGCCATCAGCTCTTGGATAAGACTAACTTGGAAAAGGTGTCTGCCAAAAGAAACAGGCAGGCCCCCATCCTCCTTCAAACATACCAGGATTCCTGGAGTGGAGCAAACAAAGAAGCAGTGAAACAAAGCCCTTGTCCTATTCCTGTGTTTTCCTGGGACAGCGAAAAGAATGACAAGGACTCCTGGAGTCAGCTTTTCACCCAGGATTCTCAGGGCCAGAGGGTCATTGCCCACAACTCTAGAGCTCCTTTCCGAGATGTAACCAATGACCAAAATCAGGGCTTAGGACAGCTTCCTAACAAACAGCTCTTGGGCTCAGTGCCAGGATAG